The following proteins come from a genomic window of Frankia casuarinae:
- the nifD gene encoding nitrogenase molybdenum-iron protein alpha chain yields MTTTPAPIKAETEAMIAEVLSNYPAKTAKFRAKHLKANDPDGSKECEVKSNIKSRPGVMTIRGCAYAGSKGVVWGPVKDIVNISHGPVGCGQYSWATRRNYARGPWGVNNFAAMQFTTDFQEKDIVFGGDPKLETVCDEIVELFPLAKGISVQSECPIGLIGDDIEAVSRKASKKLELPVVPVRCEGFRGVSQSLGHHIANDAVRDHVLGTGGNTFKQTPYDVALIGDYNIGGDAWASRKILEEMGLRVIAQWSGDGTINEMASTHLSKLNLIHCYRSMNYICTTMEERYGTPWTEFNFFGPTKIVDSMRKIAAFFDDEIKQKTEAAIARYQVRFDEITNAFRPRLEGKRVMLAVGGLRPRHTIGAYEDLGMEVVGTGYEFAHKDDYTRTYPALAEGVVLYDDPTAFELEEFAKRLKPDLMGAGVKEKYVFHKMGVPFRQMHSWDYSGPYHGVDGFAVFARDMDIAINSPTWDLMETPWSKAGEVF; encoded by the coding sequence ATGACGACGACGCCGGCACCTATCAAGGCCGAGACCGAGGCGATGATCGCCGAGGTGCTGTCTAACTACCCTGCGAAGACGGCCAAGTTCCGGGCCAAGCACCTCAAGGCCAACGACCCCGATGGGTCGAAGGAGTGCGAGGTCAAGTCCAACATCAAATCCCGCCCGGGGGTCATGACGATCCGCGGCTGCGCCTACGCCGGTTCCAAGGGTGTGGTGTGGGGCCCGGTCAAGGACATCGTCAACATCAGCCACGGCCCGGTCGGCTGTGGCCAGTACTCCTGGGCCACCCGGCGCAACTACGCCCGCGGCCCCTGGGGCGTGAATAACTTCGCCGCGATGCAGTTCACGACCGACTTCCAGGAGAAGGACATCGTCTTCGGCGGTGACCCGAAGCTGGAGACGGTCTGCGACGAGATCGTCGAGCTGTTCCCGCTGGCCAAGGGGATCTCGGTCCAGTCCGAGTGCCCGATCGGTCTGATCGGCGATGACATCGAGGCGGTTTCCCGCAAGGCCTCGAAGAAGCTCGAGCTGCCGGTCGTCCCGGTGCGCTGCGAGGGGTTCCGCGGGGTCAGCCAGTCCCTCGGCCACCACATCGCCAACGACGCGGTCCGCGACCACGTGCTGGGTACCGGCGGGAACACCTTCAAGCAGACGCCGTATGACGTCGCGCTCATCGGCGACTACAACATCGGCGGCGACGCCTGGGCCTCCCGGAAGATCCTGGAGGAGATGGGCCTGCGGGTCATCGCCCAGTGGTCCGGTGACGGCACGATCAACGAGATGGCCTCGACGCACCTGTCGAAGCTGAACTTGATCCACTGCTACCGGTCGATGAACTACATCTGCACGACCATGGAGGAGCGCTACGGCACTCCGTGGACCGAGTTCAACTTCTTCGGTCCTACCAAGATCGTCGATTCGATGCGGAAGATCGCGGCTTTCTTCGACGACGAGATCAAGCAGAAGACCGAGGCTGCGATCGCCCGCTACCAGGTCCGGTTCGACGAGATCACGAACGCCTTCCGGCCGCGCCTGGAAGGCAAGCGGGTCATGCTCGCGGTCGGCGGACTGCGGCCCCGGCACACCATCGGTGCCTACGAGGACCTCGGCATGGAGGTCGTCGGCACCGGCTACGAGTTCGCGCACAAGGACGACTACACCCGTACTTACCCCGCTCTCGCGGAGGGCGTGGTCCTCTACGACGACCCGACGGCCTTCGAGCTGGAGGAGTTCGCCAAGCGGCTCAAGCCGGACCTGATGGGCGCGGGCGTCAAGGAGAAGTACGTCTTCCACAAGATGGGCGTCCCCTTCCGCCAGATGCACTCCTGGGACTACTCCGGGCCATACCACGGCGTGGACGGCTTCGCGGTCTTCGCCCGTGACATGGACATCGCGATCAACAGCCCGACCTGGGACCTCATGGAGACCCCCTGGTCGAAGGCCGGAGAGGTGTTCTGA
- the nifV gene encoding homocitrate synthase, producing the protein MMTVPGPRFPSSSAPTVEPAAPVRFCDTTLRDGEQAPGVAFTAAEKLAIAAALDAIGVHQIEAGIPAMGPAERDVLREILATQPQAGVVAWCRADRRDIDAAVSCGIVTAHLTIPVSDLHLKSKLGRDRGWARRRIRDCVFDAADRGLRFSVGLEDASRADDNFVIELAGELREWGATRIRWADTVGLLDPVSAYTRLGRLVQAVPGEWEIHAHDDFGLATANTLAAVQAGFTWVSTTVLGLGERAGNAPLEEVAMALRHLLKVPVDLDTTSFRRLARMVARAACRPLPVGKAVVGESVFAHESGIHVHGVLRHPSTYEPFDPAEVGGQRRLAFGKHSGRASVRYALAQYGITADDSEIEPLLERVRTTATQTKRGLHGRDFQELLGRAEVPAPRVEAPPS; encoded by the coding sequence GTGATGACAGTGCCCGGTCCCCGTTTTCCCAGCTCATCCGCGCCTACGGTCGAGCCGGCCGCGCCGGTCAGGTTTTGCGACACCACCCTGCGCGACGGCGAGCAGGCGCCTGGAGTGGCATTCACCGCAGCCGAGAAACTTGCCATCGCCGCTGCTCTGGACGCCATCGGCGTACACCAGATCGAGGCCGGAATACCTGCCATGGGACCCGCCGAACGGGATGTCCTGCGGGAGATCCTCGCGACGCAACCCCAGGCCGGCGTGGTGGCGTGGTGCCGGGCCGACCGCCGCGACATCGATGCCGCGGTGTCCTGCGGAATTGTCACCGCGCACCTCACCATTCCCGTCTCCGACCTGCATCTGAAGAGCAAGCTGGGCCGGGACCGGGGATGGGCGCGGCGCCGCATCCGCGACTGCGTCTTCGACGCGGCCGACCGCGGGCTGCGATTCAGCGTCGGCCTGGAGGACGCCTCCCGCGCGGACGACAACTTCGTCATCGAGCTGGCCGGCGAGCTGCGCGAGTGGGGCGCCACCCGGATCCGCTGGGCCGACACGGTCGGTCTGCTGGACCCGGTCAGCGCCTACACCCGGCTCGGCCGGCTGGTCCAGGCGGTCCCGGGGGAGTGGGAGATCCACGCCCACGACGACTTCGGTCTGGCGACCGCAAACACCCTCGCCGCGGTTCAGGCCGGATTCACCTGGGTTAGCACCACGGTGCTGGGTCTGGGGGAACGGGCCGGCAACGCCCCGCTCGAGGAGGTGGCGATGGCCCTGCGGCACCTGTTGAAGGTGCCGGTGGACTTGGACACCACCTCGTTCCGCAGGCTCGCGCGGATGGTGGCCCGGGCCGCCTGCCGCCCGCTGCCGGTAGGCAAGGCGGTGGTCGGTGAGTCGGTGTTCGCGCACGAGTCGGGGATCCACGTCCACGGCGTGCTGCGACACCCGTCGACCTACGAGCCGTTCGACCCCGCCGAAGTCGGCGGGCAACGGCGGCTCGCGTTCGGGAAGCATAGTGGCCGGGCCTCGGTGCGTTACGCGCTGGCCCAGTACGGCATCACCGCCGACGACAGCGAGATCGAGCCGCTGCTTGAGCGGGTCCGGACCACGGCGACCCAGACGAAGCGCGGCCTGCACGGCCGTGACTTCCAGGAGCTTCTCGGGCGGGCCGAAGTGCCGGCCCCCCGAGTGGAGGCCCCGCCGTCCTAG
- the nifH gene encoding nitrogenase iron protein has product MRQIAFYGKGGIGKSTTQQNTMAAMAEMGKKVMIVGCDPKADSTRLILHSKAQTSVIQLAAEKGSVEDLELDEVLVEGQWGIKCVESGGPEPGVGCAGRGVITSISYLEEAGAYEDLDFVTYDVLGDVVCGGFAMPIRQGKAQEIYIVTSGEMMAMYAANNIARGILKYAHSGGVRLGGLICNSRNTDREDELIIELARRLNTQMIHFIPRNNVVQHAELRRMTVIEYDPKNEQADQYRQLAKKIVDNDMKTIPTPITMDELEELLIEFGIMEQEDESIIGKAAAVA; this is encoded by the coding sequence ATGCGCCAGATCGCATTCTATGGCAAGGGTGGTATCGGCAAGTCCACCACCCAGCAGAACACCATGGCGGCGATGGCCGAGATGGGCAAGAAGGTCATGATCGTCGGCTGCGACCCCAAGGCCGACTCGACCCGGCTCATCCTGCATTCCAAGGCCCAGACCTCCGTCATCCAGCTGGCTGCCGAGAAGGGCTCGGTCGAGGACCTGGAGCTCGACGAGGTCCTGGTAGAGGGCCAGTGGGGCATCAAGTGCGTCGAGTCCGGTGGCCCGGAGCCCGGTGTGGGCTGTGCCGGCCGCGGTGTCATCACTTCCATCAGCTACCTGGAGGAGGCCGGCGCCTACGAGGACCTCGACTTCGTCACCTACGACGTCCTCGGTGACGTCGTCTGCGGCGGGTTCGCGATGCCGATCCGCCAGGGCAAGGCGCAGGAGATCTACATCGTCACCTCCGGCGAGATGATGGCGATGTACGCGGCGAACAACATCGCCCGAGGCATCCTCAAGTACGCGCACTCCGGTGGTGTCCGGCTCGGCGGGCTCATCTGCAACAGCCGCAACACCGACCGCGAGGACGAGCTGATCATTGAGCTCGCCCGCCGGCTCAACACCCAGATGATCCACTTCATCCCGCGCAACAACGTCGTGCAGCACGCCGAGCTGCGCCGGATGACGGTCATCGAGTACGACCCGAAGAACGAGCAGGCCGACCAGTACCGGCAGCTCGCCAAGAAGATCGTCGACAACGACATGAAGACCATCCCGACGCCGATCACCATGGACGAGCTCGAGGAGCTCCTCATCGAGTTCGGGATCATGGAGCAGGAGGACGAGAGCATCATCGGCAAGGCCGCCGCTGTCGCCTGA